A DNA window from Ranitomeya imitator isolate aRanImi1 chromosome 2, aRanImi1.pri, whole genome shotgun sequence contains the following coding sequences:
- the LOC138664721 gene encoding uncharacterized protein yields the protein MFVSELVRFRLMRLRLRQRKRSSQRRYWIHEVNFLRSTYGAFHTLYVQLRDHPFKFQRYLRMSIETFDVLLSHVKDEIHHHRSTFRESISAEQRLVVTVRYLATGETFASLHYQFRLGKSTICQLVRETCDAIWNNLQPLVLPTPTSEMWLAISQQFEDVANFPNCIGAVDGKHIRIQKPAHSGSLYYNYKKYFSIVLMAIADARYRFVAVDIGAYGRTNDSRVFRDSNMGQCLYNQSLNIPSSRPLPGTEGPSLPYVLVGDEAFQLGQNLLKPYSSRSLDSSRRIFNYRLSRARRYVECAFGILTLKWRILLTCMQLQPDNVDRVVKACICLHNFVARHEPQLVDPNDCESNLSSIESTTVRSASQIMRIRDQFAHYFTHEGQVPWQDRHV from the exons atgtttgtgtctgagctcgtcagatttcgcttgatgcggttgcgacttcggcagagaaagcgtagttcgcaaaggagatattggatccacgaagtgaatttcttgcggagtacatatggtgcctttcacaccctgtatgtgcagcttcgggatcatcccttcaaattccaacgctatctacggatgtccattgagacctttgatgttctgctctcacatgtgaaggatgagatacatcatcatcgcagcacttttcgtgaaagcatcagtgcggagcaacgtttagtagtgactgtgag atatctggctaccggagaaacttttgcgtcactgcattaccagtttcgacttgggaagtcaacaatttgtcaactggttcgggaaacttgtgatgccatttggaacaacttgcaaccacttgtgctaccaacaccaacatcagaaatgtggctagcaatttcccaacagttcgaggatgtggctaatttccccaattgtattggtgccgtggacggaaagcacattcggattcagaaacctgcacatagtggttccctctactataactataagaaatacttttctatagtattgatggcgattgcggatgccaggtaccgttttgttgctgtggatattggagcttatggccggactaacgattccagagtattcagagactccaacatgggccaatgtttgtacaaccaaagtttaaacataccgtcatcacgacctcttccggggaccgaaggcccaagtttgccctatgttttagttggtgatgaggccttccaactaggacaaaatctcctcaagccctactcaagccgtagtctagactccagcaggcgcatttttaattatcgcttgagccgggctagacgttatgtggagtgtgcctttgggattttgacattaaaatggcggattttactaacctgcatgcaactgcaaccagacaatgtggaccgtgttgtgaaggcatgcatctgtctgcacaattttgtggcgagacatgaaccccagttggtagaccccaatgattgtgagtcgaacctcagtagcattgaatcgactacagttcgttctgcatcacaaataatgaggattcgtgatcaatttgcacactacttcacacatgaaggccaggttccatggcaagacagacacgtgtga